A region of Saimiri boliviensis isolate mSaiBol1 chromosome 10, mSaiBol1.pri, whole genome shotgun sequence DNA encodes the following proteins:
- the LOC120365337 gene encoding DNA-directed RNA polymerases I, II, and III subunit RPABC4, with protein MDTQKDVQPPKQQPMIYICGECHTENEIKSRDPIRCRECGYRIMYKKRTKRLVVFDAR; from the coding sequence ATGGACACTCAGAAGGACGTTCAACCTCCAAAGCAGCAACCAATGATATACATCTGTGGAGAATGtcacacagaaaatgaaataaaatctaggGATCCAATCAGATGCAGAGAATGTGGATACAGAATAATGTACAAGAAAAGGACTAAAAGATTGGTCGTTTTTGATGCTCGATGA